The following are from one region of the Salicibibacter kimchii genome:
- a CDS encoding glycine betaine ABC transporter substrate-binding protein — MMKLKRMGTVTSLGLILAATGCGAEDEGEDADVESDNGDAEETEEDDADSADDADSEASSNYAEEMDYTITGIDGGAGIMQSAEQAIEDYDNLDDWTLQSSSEAAMITEMEEAIENEEPIVVTGWDPHWKFAAHDLKYLDDPELSFGEPEDIDTLVREGLQDDAPEAYEILDNFEWTADDMAEIMYDIVVEDIDEFEAAQSWIDDNEDVINSWTEGVDEVDGETFEIIHGPWDSDLSAVSMMSIVLEDQGYDVDLNSVEANYMYTAVADDDADAMIQAWLPHTHGAYYEDVEDDVENLGHNMEGEAALGLVVPEYMDIDSIEDLQE, encoded by the coding sequence ATGATGAAATTAAAACGAATGGGTACGGTGACAAGCCTGGGGTTGATCCTTGCTGCCACCGGTTGTGGCGCAGAAGATGAAGGCGAGGATGCAGACGTAGAAAGTGACAACGGCGATGCCGAAGAAACAGAAGAGGACGACGCTGACTCGGCGGATGATGCCGATAGCGAAGCATCATCGAATTACGCTGAGGAAATGGATTATACGATTACAGGCATCGATGGTGGTGCCGGAATCATGCAATCCGCTGAACAAGCGATCGAGGATTATGATAATCTTGATGACTGGACGCTGCAATCGAGTTCGGAAGCCGCGATGATCACTGAGATGGAAGAAGCCATTGAAAATGAAGAACCGATCGTCGTCACCGGCTGGGATCCGCACTGGAAATTTGCCGCCCACGATCTTAAATACCTTGACGATCCGGAGTTGTCTTTCGGAGAGCCGGAAGATATTGATACACTCGTCCGTGAAGGATTACAAGACGATGCGCCGGAAGCTTATGAAATCCTGGATAATTTTGAATGGACAGCTGATGACATGGCAGAAATCATGTATGATATCGTTGTTGAAGACATCGATGAATTCGAGGCTGCGCAAAGTTGGATCGATGACAACGAAGATGTCATAAACAGTTGGACGGAAGGCGTAGACGAAGTGGACGGTGAAACGTTCGAAATTATTCACGGCCCGTGGGATTCGGATTTGTCCGCGGTGAGCATGATGTCGATCGTGTTGGAAGACCAAGGTTATGATGTGGATTTAAATAGTGTGGAAGCGAACTATATGTATACAGCGGTCGCGGATGATGATGCAGATGCAATGATTCAGGCATGGTTGCCGCACACCCATGGCGCTTACTATGAAGACGTGGAAGATGACGTGGAGAATTTAGGCCACAATATGGAAGGGGAAGCCGCGCTTGGCTTGGTTGTACCCGAATATATGGACATTGACTCCATTGAAGACTTACAAGAATAA
- a CDS encoding glycine betaine ABC transporter substrate-binding protein — MVKHWKRLGLVTGLSLTLVAAGCGADEEGEDAGGEDDNGDAEETEEDEDDEDDDEDDDTSGEASGNYGEDVEYSITGIDGGSGVVQSTEDAIEDYDLDWDVQTSSDAAMIQELDNAYQDEEPIFLTGWTPHWKFQEYDLKILDDPENSYGDAESIHSIAREGLADDHPDAYQIIDNFQWDEADMEEVMLEIQDDVDEVEAAQNWIDGNEDMVSEWTDGVDEDAGEGESISLSLVAWDTEIASTNVLAQVLESVGYDVEQNQVEANYVFASVADGDADASTAVWLPHTHADYHEDYQEDYEDLGPNLEEGAQLGLTVPAYMDIESIEDLQEE, encoded by the coding sequence ATGGTTAAACACTGGAAACGTCTCGGTCTTGTTACCGGACTTTCACTTACACTTGTTGCCGCCGGTTGCGGTGCAGATGAAGAAGGGGAGGACGCAGGCGGCGAAGACGACAATGGCGACGCCGAAGAAACAGAAGAAGACGAAGACGACGAAGACGACGACGAGGATGATGACACGAGTGGTGAAGCATCCGGCAATTACGGCGAAGACGTTGAGTATTCCATCACCGGTATTGATGGGGGATCCGGCGTTGTACAATCCACCGAAGATGCCATTGAAGATTATGATCTTGATTGGGATGTACAAACAAGCTCTGATGCAGCGATGATCCAGGAACTCGATAATGCTTATCAAGATGAAGAGCCGATTTTCTTAACCGGTTGGACCCCGCACTGGAAATTTCAAGAATATGACCTAAAGATTCTTGATGACCCTGAAAATTCCTATGGCGACGCTGAAAGTATTCACTCGATTGCACGTGAAGGGTTAGCGGACGATCATCCTGACGCCTATCAAATCATTGATAACTTTCAATGGGATGAAGCGGATATGGAAGAAGTTATGCTTGAAATTCAAGATGATGTAGATGAAGTCGAGGCTGCCCAAAACTGGATCGATGGAAACGAAGACATGGTTTCCGAATGGACAGACGGTGTCGATGAAGATGCCGGAGAAGGCGAAAGCATTAGCCTTTCTCTCGTTGCCTGGGACACGGAAATTGCCTCAACAAATGTTCTTGCTCAAGTACTCGAGAGTGTCGGTTATGATGTAGAACAAAATCAAGTGGAAGCCAACTATGTGTTTGCTTCTGTTGCTGACGGGGATGCTGATGCCTCTACGGCAGTATGGTTGCCACATACGCATGCCGATTACCATGAGGATTATCAAGAGGACTACGAAGATCTAGGTCCTAACTTGGAAGAAGGCGCACAACTCGGTCTTACCGTTCCAGCCTATATGGATATTGAGTCCATTGAAGATCTTCAAGAAGAGTAA
- a CDS encoding ABC transporter permease yields MELFPSLPLAEWIERFVDWLTNADVLFDSIDALIGWVLTALTMIMDVVPIPVVIIGIPLLTYFFAGRKVGLSLFVFLGLLLIDNLQFWDDMILMLSIVLAATFISIIIGVPLGIWMSKSRAVEAVMKPILDFMQTLPQFVYLIPAVAFFGIGMEPGVIASVIFGMPPTIRLTNLGIREVSTEVIEAADAFGSTPGQKLYKVQLPMARTTIMAGVNQTIMLSLSMVVIASMIGADGLGDVVYTAVGRNDVGSGFEAGIAIVIVAIILDRLTAGFQLRKKK; encoded by the coding sequence ATGGAACTGTTTCCTAGCCTGCCTCTCGCTGAATGGATTGAGCGTTTTGTTGATTGGTTGACGAATGCGGACGTGCTATTTGATTCCATTGACGCCCTCATCGGATGGGTACTGACCGCCTTAACGATGATCATGGACGTTGTCCCCATCCCGGTCGTGATTATCGGTATTCCGCTTCTTACGTATTTCTTCGCGGGCCGGAAAGTGGGTTTAAGCCTCTTCGTCTTTTTGGGGTTATTGCTCATCGATAATCTCCAATTTTGGGATGACATGATCCTTATGCTTTCCATCGTTTTGGCAGCGACCTTTATTTCCATTATAATAGGGGTTCCGTTGGGAATATGGATGTCAAAAAGCAGAGCGGTAGAGGCGGTCATGAAGCCGATTTTGGATTTCATGCAGACGTTGCCACAGTTCGTTTATTTAATTCCGGCGGTTGCCTTTTTCGGCATCGGTATGGAGCCCGGGGTTATTGCATCGGTTATTTTCGGAATGCCCCCGACGATCCGTTTAACGAACTTGGGGATACGGGAAGTGTCGACGGAAGTGATTGAAGCCGCGGACGCTTTTGGTTCCACACCCGGGCAAAAACTATACAAGGTGCAGCTGCCGATGGCGCGGACAACGATTATGGCAGGTGTAAACCAAACGATTATGTTATCATTGTCTATGGTCGTTATTGCGTCGATGATCGGTGCCGACGGCCTCGGGGATGTTGTCTACACAGCGGTTGGGCGAAATGATGTAGGCAGTGGTTTCGAAGCCGGCATCGCGATTGTGATCGTGGCGATCATTCTGGATCGTTTAACCGCCGGTTTTCAGCTTAGAAAGAAAAAGTAA